A window of Thermodesulfovibrionales bacterium contains these coding sequences:
- the kdpC gene encoding potassium-transporting ATPase subunit KdpC encodes MKEIKNGVLLFVVLSLLTGVLYPAAVTVLAQLIFPWQANGSILYGSDGRAIGSSLIGQPFSDPKYFWPRPSATTDFPYNALASGGSNLGPTNKELISQVGERVKTFRESAVQGPLPADLVTASGSGLDPHITPEAAMIQIPRIAKTRHLSEDVVKDLVQRHLDGRQLGLLGSPRVNVLKLNLALDAVSTG; translated from the coding sequence ATGAAAGAGATAAAGAACGGCGTACTGCTCTTCGTGGTCTTGTCGCTGCTGACCGGTGTGCTCTATCCTGCCGCGGTGACGGTCCTCGCTCAGCTCATCTTCCCCTGGCAGGCGAACGGGAGCATCTTGTATGGATCCGACGGCAGAGCAATCGGTTCTTCCCTGATCGGGCAGCCGTTTTCAGACCCGAAATACTTCTGGCCGCGGCCTTCGGCGACGACCGATTTCCCTTACAATGCCCTGGCATCGGGAGGGTCAAATCTCGGCCCGACGAATAAGGAACTCATCAGTCAAGTCGGAGAAAGGGTGAAGACTTTCCGGGAATCGGCCGTTCAGGGGCCCCTTCCTGCTGACCTCGTGACAGCCTCGGGCAGCGGACTTGACCCGCACATCACCCCGGAAGCAGCTATGATACAGATACCGCGCATCGCAAAGACGCGACATCTTTCCGAGGATGTGGTAAAAGACCTGGTGCAAAGGCATCTGGATGGCCGCCAGTTAGGTCTCCTCGGATCACCGAGGGTGAATGTTTTGAAACTGAATTTGGCTCTCGATGCAGTATCTACGGGTTAA